One window from the genome of Natronomonas pharaonis DSM 2160 encodes:
- a CDS encoding 30S ribosomal protein S6e yields the protein MADFQVVVGDDDGTAYSFEVDGQDANRFIGRAIGETVDGDAVGLPGYELEITGGSDQSGRPMHGDINGAETAAILSEGGVGFNPTVDGERKRVTVRGAEVSEDTRQINASIVSRGEQSIDDLLGGEDDE from the coding sequence ATGGCAGACTTTCAGGTCGTCGTCGGCGACGACGACGGGACCGCCTACTCGTTCGAGGTCGACGGACAGGACGCAAACCGGTTTATCGGACGCGCTATCGGCGAGACGGTCGACGGCGACGCGGTCGGGCTCCCGGGCTACGAACTCGAAATCACCGGCGGCTCCGACCAGTCGGGTCGCCCGATGCACGGCGATATCAACGGCGCAGAGACCGCTGCCATCCTCTCGGAGGGTGGCGTCGGCTTCAACCCGACCGTCGACGGCGAGCGGAAGCGCGTGACCGTCCGCGGTGCCGAGGTCTCCGAAGACACCCGACAGATTAACGCCTCCATCGTCTCCCGCGGCGAGCAGTCCATCGACGACCTGCTCGGCGGCGAGGACGACGAGTAA
- a CDS encoding DUF5807 family protein — MSGESTVEERYEAFLRGERPDDILVYLHEEGVGSMESLLDIGVRVDDGVVLVLPGDEGRAAFQQATGLDAMDFAGMAMQTDGAIDDDCTGGTCPDADTDDDHYVKFVFAFVEEQNEGVGGIYADGDVAHGYAACACGTTYSEKWVLD; from the coding sequence ATGAGCGGCGAGTCCACGGTCGAGGAGCGCTACGAAGCGTTCCTCCGCGGCGAGCGCCCCGATGACATCCTCGTCTACCTCCACGAGGAGGGTGTCGGGTCGATGGAGTCGCTGCTCGACATCGGCGTCCGCGTCGACGATGGCGTCGTTCTCGTGTTGCCCGGCGACGAGGGCCGCGCCGCCTTCCAGCAGGCGACCGGCCTCGATGCGATGGATTTTGCCGGAATGGCGATGCAGACCGACGGCGCAATCGACGACGACTGTACCGGCGGCACCTGCCCCGACGCCGATACGGACGATGACCACTACGTGAAGTTCGTCTTCGCGTTTGTCGAGGAACAAAACGAGGGCGTCGGCGGCATCTACGCCGACGGCGATGTCGCCCACGGCTACGCGGCGTGTGCGTGCGGGACGACCTACTCCGAAAAGTGGGTTCTCGACTGA
- a CDS encoding DUF7847 domain-containing protein, whose protein sequence is MGHALAALGDSIGTLRRTPAAAGLLGLLAIVVYSLYLGLWFVPYVGWLLSIVVFALGAGALYAVASTAIDEETASIAAAVDVIRERWLSLLGAYGMLILLFIGVLALVFVLLLVAAIAGAATMEVVDDPTAAGGFLILVAVLYVGLYLLYALVAQFVFPAVAIERTSAVDSVGTAYSVVRSAPVSVVGFTLLRVVIEYGFLILGVVGAAAVAYVSGGETLAETDPEAVDPTILAGAVDTVGIVVALGILLFGAALGQLLRITYTAAFYKRIREPGGSSAEAAEKL, encoded by the coding sequence ATGGGACATGCGCTCGCCGCCCTGGGCGACAGTATCGGAACGCTTCGACGGACACCCGCCGCAGCCGGGCTGCTTGGGCTGTTGGCAATCGTCGTCTACAGCCTCTATCTCGGGCTGTGGTTTGTTCCCTACGTCGGCTGGCTGCTCTCGATTGTCGTGTTCGCGCTCGGTGCCGGGGCACTGTATGCGGTCGCTTCGACCGCCATCGACGAGGAGACGGCGTCGATAGCCGCCGCCGTCGATGTCATCCGTGAACGGTGGCTGTCGCTTTTGGGTGCGTACGGGATGCTCATCCTCCTGTTTATCGGCGTCTTGGCGCTTGTTTTCGTCCTGTTGCTGGTAGCGGCAATCGCCGGCGCAGCAACGATGGAGGTTGTCGACGACCCGACAGCAGCCGGCGGGTTCCTGATACTCGTTGCCGTGCTCTACGTCGGGCTCTACCTCCTGTATGCGCTGGTAGCACAGTTTGTTTTCCCCGCGGTCGCTATCGAACGGACCTCGGCGGTCGACTCGGTTGGAACTGCCTACAGCGTCGTCCGGTCGGCACCGGTTTCGGTAGTCGGCTTCACCCTGCTGCGGGTCGTCATCGAGTATGGGTTTCTGATTCTCGGCGTCGTCGGCGCGGCAGCGGTCGCGTACGTGTCCGGCGGCGAGACACTTGCTGAGACCGACCCGGAGGCTGTCGACCCGACGATACTGGCCGGGGCCGTTGATACCGTCGGTATCGTGGTTGCATTGGGCATACTGCTTTTCGGTGCCGCGCTCGGGCAGCTACTCCGCATCACCTACACGGCTGCGTTCTACAAGCGAATCCGGGAGCCGGGAGGAAGCAGCGCTGAAGCGGCTGAGAAGCTCTGA
- the coaBC gene encoding bifunctional phosphopantothenoylcysteine decarboxylase/phosphopantothenate--cysteine ligase CoaBC: MLAGTNVALGVSGSIAAVKTVELAHELRRQGAAVRAVMTDAARGIVHPWAVEFATDNPVVTEITGSVEHVELCGYDGWADVLLLAPATANTVGKVAAAVDDTPVTTTATTALGSDVPIVVAPAMHEPMYDHPGVLEAIETVEAWGVDFIDPRIEEGKAKIASEEAIVLGVARAASDQPLAGRHVVVTSGATSESIDPIRVLTNRSSGRTGREVAKACYVRGADVTLVHDGETVPYADVHRVESAAEMLDAVQAVADGADALVSAAAIGDYTVETADEKIRSGQTLTLELEPTPKLIDSVREAHPGLAIVGFKAETSGDDDAMVGKARETLDRADLDFVVANDASVMGESRTRVLFVDETDVTAHEGDKAAIGGHIADELASVLEG; encoded by the coding sequence ATGCTTGCGGGTACAAACGTCGCGCTGGGCGTGTCGGGCTCTATCGCGGCGGTCAAGACGGTCGAGTTGGCCCACGAACTCCGCCGGCAGGGAGCCGCGGTCCGTGCCGTGATGACCGACGCCGCACGGGGAATCGTCCATCCGTGGGCCGTGGAGTTTGCGACCGACAACCCGGTCGTCACCGAAATTACTGGCAGCGTCGAACACGTCGAGCTATGCGGCTACGACGGCTGGGCCGATGTCCTCCTTTTGGCCCCCGCAACGGCGAATACGGTCGGGAAGGTCGCCGCAGCCGTCGACGACACGCCGGTGACGACGACCGCGACGACGGCGCTGGGCAGCGATGTCCCCATCGTCGTTGCGCCCGCGATGCACGAGCCGATGTACGACCACCCCGGCGTACTGGAGGCCATCGAGACGGTCGAGGCGTGGGGCGTCGACTTCATCGACCCGCGAATCGAGGAGGGGAAGGCCAAAATCGCCAGCGAGGAGGCTATCGTCCTCGGTGTGGCACGGGCGGCCAGCGACCAGCCGCTTGCGGGCCGCCACGTCGTCGTCACAAGCGGTGCCACAAGCGAATCCATCGACCCGATTCGGGTGCTCACGAACCGCTCGTCGGGACGGACGGGCCGAGAGGTGGCGAAGGCGTGCTATGTCCGTGGCGCGGATGTGACGCTTGTCCACGACGGCGAGACCGTTCCCTACGCCGACGTACACCGAGTCGAAAGCGCCGCCGAGATGCTCGATGCCGTCCAAGCGGTCGCCGACGGCGCCGACGCGCTGGTGTCGGCGGCGGCCATCGGCGATTACACCGTCGAGACAGCCGACGAGAAAATCAGGTCGGGACAGACGCTGACGCTGGAACTCGAACCGACCCCCAAGCTCATCGACAGCGTGCGGGAGGCCCACCCGGGGCTGGCTATCGTCGGCTTCAAAGCCGAAACGAGCGGCGATGACGACGCGATGGTCGGGAAAGCACGGGAGACACTCGACCGGGCCGACCTCGATTTCGTCGTCGCCAACGATGCAAGCGTGATGGGCGAATCGAGGACCCGAGTGCTGTTCGTCGACGAGACCGACGTGACCGCTCACGAGGGCGACAAGGCGGCCATCGGGGGCCACATCGCCGACGAACTCGCCTCGGTGCTGGAAGGCTGA
- a CDS encoding SCP2 sterol-binding domain-containing protein, with protein MSIAFPSEGDEWIEMYGELLDDNDDYTEAGSGWGVGFNGDFVFIIEPDDAYDGDPLYFFLGLEDGSCTDAYQVADPDDEEYGFIFRGPYSNWKRLFQGELGPVDGMMSGEFDIEGDMQKILQYSQAAVEMTETGRDIDTDFEY; from the coding sequence ATGTCGATTGCATTCCCCAGCGAGGGAGACGAGTGGATAGAGATGTACGGCGAGCTTCTCGACGACAACGACGACTACACCGAAGCCGGCTCCGGGTGGGGCGTCGGCTTCAACGGCGACTTCGTTTTCATCATCGAACCCGACGACGCCTACGACGGCGACCCGCTGTATTTCTTCCTCGGGCTGGAGGACGGGTCCTGTACCGACGCCTATCAGGTTGCCGACCCCGACGACGAGGAGTACGGCTTCATTTTCCGTGGCCCCTACAGCAACTGGAAGCGGCTCTTCCAGGGCGAACTCGGGCCGGTTGACGGAATGATGTCCGGCGAGTTCGACATCGAGGGCGACATGCAGAAAATCCTCCAGTACAGTCAGGCGGCCGTCGAGATGACCGAAACCGGCCGTGACATCGACACCGACTTCGAGTACTGA
- a CDS encoding zinc-ribbon domain-containing protein translates to MPQCSNCGADVAADAEYCQGCGAAFGDATGRDWNVKRGVGVGVLVAVFFAFLVPLSGLLLEAAILLAIPAGVLAGVLTAVYSSP, encoded by the coding sequence GTGCCACAGTGTAGCAACTGCGGGGCTGATGTCGCCGCCGACGCGGAGTACTGTCAGGGTTGCGGTGCCGCCTTCGGCGATGCCACCGGGCGGGACTGGAACGTGAAACGCGGGGTCGGAGTCGGCGTCTTGGTTGCGGTGTTTTTTGCGTTTCTCGTTCCGCTGTCCGGGCTTCTCCTCGAAGCCGCCATCCTGCTGGCAATCCCGGCGGGGGTGCTCGCGGGTGTTCTGACCGCTGTCTACTCCTCACCGTAG
- a CDS encoding SRPBCC family protein, translated as MDRLEVSTNVYLPPQEVYEFLLCFREYAGYTEHLREVRQHGDGSPGTQYELDFSWWRLDYTARSEVTAVEPPGDADPPYRIDWRAVEDIAAAGSWLVEPVDPSGPETDVTFAVEYAPQSADTSRLELPRFVPFDAVVERAKPYIENEAERLVKRVVADLEGQKRDVALEIETQ; from the coding sequence GTGGACCGTCTCGAAGTCTCGACGAACGTGTATCTCCCGCCGCAAGAGGTCTATGAGTTCTTACTCTGTTTCCGGGAGTACGCGGGCTACACGGAGCATCTGCGGGAGGTCAGACAGCACGGTGACGGCTCGCCTGGCACGCAGTACGAACTCGACTTCTCGTGGTGGCGGCTCGACTACACGGCGCGCTCGGAGGTGACAGCCGTCGAGCCGCCGGGCGATGCCGACCCGCCCTATCGCATCGACTGGCGGGCCGTCGAGGATATTGCCGCCGCCGGTAGTTGGCTCGTCGAGCCGGTCGACCCCAGCGGACCGGAAACGGACGTGACATTCGCCGTCGAGTACGCCCCGCAGTCGGCCGACACGTCACGGCTCGAACTGCCGCGGTTTGTCCCGTTCGACGCGGTCGTCGAGCGGGCGAAACCGTACATCGAAAACGAGGCCGAACGGCTCGTCAAGCGAGTCGTCGCCGACCTCGAAGGCCAAAAGCGGGACGTGGCGCTCGAAATCGAAACGCAGTAG
- a CDS encoding ArsA family ATPase has protein sequence MTRYVLYGGKGGVGKTTCAAATGIASGRRGEATLVVSTDPAHSLSDSFGVDVGPEPTAVAENCWAVEVDPESRMGRYRGHVSAALDELESLGITLGDDAIDDIADAGIAPGTDEAAALDLFVDYMDDPRYDRIVFDTAPTGHTLRLLELPAVLQSALGTLANVKSQMSSLADTVRGMFGTDENDDDGDSVDVDLQTLSERLERVGAALRDPERTAFRVVLVPETMAIRESERLFAELDAYGVPAGRAVVNKVIEDPTPGCERCQTQYADQQERLKTAAERFDVPIAVLPELDGEVQGLDAVETIADRLDAIGDGFTP, from the coding sequence GTGACACGGTATGTGCTCTACGGCGGCAAGGGTGGCGTCGGCAAGACGACCTGTGCGGCGGCGACAGGCATCGCAAGCGGTCGACGCGGCGAGGCGACGCTTGTCGTCTCGACGGACCCAGCCCACTCGCTTTCCGACAGTTTCGGGGTCGATGTCGGCCCTGAACCGACCGCTGTCGCCGAGAACTGCTGGGCGGTCGAGGTCGACCCCGAATCCCGGATGGGACGGTATCGGGGCCACGTCAGCGCCGCCCTCGACGAACTGGAATCGCTCGGCATCACGCTCGGCGACGACGCCATCGACGATATCGCCGACGCCGGCATCGCTCCCGGAACCGACGAGGCGGCCGCCCTCGACCTGTTTGTCGATTACATGGATGACCCCCGATACGACCGCATCGTCTTCGATACGGCTCCGACGGGGCATACGCTCCGGCTGCTTGAACTACCGGCCGTGCTACAGTCGGCACTAGGTACGCTGGCGAACGTCAAATCACAGATGTCGAGCCTTGCCGACACCGTTCGCGGGATGTTCGGAACCGACGAGAACGACGACGACGGCGACAGCGTCGATGTCGACCTCCAAACGTTGAGCGAGCGGCTCGAACGGGTCGGAGCGGCGCTCCGTGACCCGGAGCGGACCGCGTTCCGGGTGGTTCTCGTGCCGGAGACGATGGCTATCAGGGAAAGCGAGCGGCTCTTTGCGGAACTCGACGCCTACGGCGTTCCGGCGGGACGGGCAGTCGTCAACAAGGTCATCGAGGACCCGACGCCCGGCTGTGAGCGCTGCCAAACACAGTATGCCGACCAGCAAGAGCGGCTGAAGACGGCCGCAGAGCGGTTTGACGTGCCGATTGCGGTGCTGCCGGAGCTGGATGGCGAGGTACAGGGACTCGACGCCGTCGAGACGATTGCCGACCGGCTCGACGCCATCGGCGACGGGTTCACCCCGTAG
- a CDS encoding NAD(P)/FAD-dependent oxidoreductase: MTAADTETGTDADPPRAAVIGGGVAGLTAATFLARAGLDTVVIDHGESILRRNAHLENVPGFPAGVNSRLFLDLLERQAERNGCLFEQGFVTAVEPGDDGFRLRIEADTEFDLAADYVIAASWADTAYLEPLEAVGLTERGSKTYVDTDDDGRTDLDGLYAAGRTAGAAHQTVVCAGDGADVALTLVHDSDVPFYHDWVAPDGYFTDRGREVPPGCEEIDEAERRRRERESMEVMAEAFAEAHPDEPTMHPSAADDE; encoded by the coding sequence ATGACCGCTGCAGACACCGAGACAGGGACCGACGCTGACCCGCCGCGCGCCGCCGTTATCGGCGGTGGTGTCGCCGGCCTGACCGCTGCGACCTTCCTTGCCCGTGCGGGACTCGATACCGTCGTTATCGACCACGGCGAGTCGATTCTCCGCCGGAACGCCCACCTTGAGAACGTGCCCGGCTTTCCGGCCGGGGTCAACTCCCGGCTCTTTTTGGACCTGCTGGAACGGCAGGCCGAGCGCAACGGCTGTCTCTTCGAACAGGGGTTCGTGACCGCCGTAGAGCCGGGCGACGATGGGTTTCGGCTCCGCATCGAAGCCGACACGGAGTTCGACCTCGCGGCCGACTACGTCATCGCCGCTTCATGGGCCGACACGGCGTATCTGGAACCACTGGAGGCAGTCGGGCTCACCGAGCGCGGCTCGAAGACGTACGTCGATACCGATGACGACGGCCGAACCGACCTAGATGGACTCTACGCCGCTGGCCGAACCGCCGGGGCGGCACACCAGACCGTCGTCTGTGCAGGCGATGGGGCTGATGTCGCGCTGACACTCGTTCACGACTCCGACGTGCCGTTCTATCACGACTGGGTCGCGCCGGACGGATACTTTACCGACCGCGGGCGGGAGGTCCCGCCCGGCTGTGAGGAAATCGACGAGGCCGAACGCCGCCGCCGCGAGCGGGAGTCGATGGAGGTGATGGCCGAGGCGTTCGCCGAAGCCCACCCCGACGAGCCGACGATGCACCCGAGCGCCGCCGACGACGAGTAG
- a CDS encoding phosphate signaling complex PhoU family protein, producing the protein METRKVQRLGPSTLAMTLPAEWASEQNVEKGDEVSLRMGSKGTLTVMPESVQQEESEAVIHAQSLDADAVERAIVAQYVLGRRIIHVEVEEGGTLDSAQINAVYNAETQLMGLGVIEETPERIAIRCSVDPEDFTLDNLLERLESTGSTMRNEGVKALAHGNPDLAQRALNRERQANKIFVLLLRLIFTAYQNPNLARAVGLSSGFPLIGYRSIAKNLELTADNAEDIAEIVLETEGHTLNVDQKTMRRIREFTDDVNEITELGVQAAVTRDYDLAIETRDAFADIRNREVEILDDLDEMPNEDLLRVREVLVSLGQTAQYAVRNAEIATNLALNEESDHVTIK; encoded by the coding sequence ATGGAGACACGCAAGGTACAGCGACTGGGGCCGTCGACGCTGGCGATGACCCTGCCCGCCGAATGGGCGAGCGAACAGAACGTCGAGAAAGGCGACGAGGTGTCGCTCCGGATGGGCAGCAAGGGAACGCTGACGGTCATGCCCGAGTCGGTCCAGCAGGAGGAAAGCGAGGCGGTCATTCACGCCCAGAGCCTCGATGCCGACGCGGTAGAGCGAGCCATCGTCGCACAGTACGTGCTCGGCCGCCGCATCATTCACGTCGAAGTCGAGGAGGGCGGCACCCTCGATTCGGCACAGATTAACGCCGTCTACAACGCCGAAACGCAACTGATGGGGCTGGGCGTCATCGAGGAGACGCCGGAGCGCATCGCCATCCGCTGTTCGGTCGACCCGGAGGACTTCACACTGGATAACCTCCTCGAACGGCTGGAATCGACCGGCTCGACGATGCGGAACGAGGGAGTCAAAGCCCTCGCCCACGGGAACCCCGACCTCGCACAGCGGGCGCTCAACCGGGAGCGACAGGCCAACAAGATATTCGTTCTCCTCTTGCGGCTCATCTTCACCGCCTACCAGAACCCGAACCTCGCCCGGGCAGTCGGGCTGAGCTCCGGCTTCCCGCTTATCGGCTACCGTTCCATCGCGAAGAATCTCGAACTGACGGCCGACAACGCCGAGGATATCGCCGAAATCGTCCTCGAAACCGAGGGCCACACCCTCAACGTCGACCAGAAGACGATGCGTCGCATCCGGGAGTTCACCGACGACGTCAACGAGATTACGGAACTCGGCGTCCAGGCCGCGGTGACCCGCGACTACGACCTCGCTATCGAAACGCGGGATGCCTTCGCCGACATCCGGAACCGCGAGGTCGAAATCCTCGACGACCTCGACGAGATGCCCAACGAGGACCTCCTTCGGGTCCGTGAGGTGCTTGTCAGCCTCGGCCAGACCGCCCAGTATGCGGTTCGGAACGCCGAAATCGCGACGAACCTCGCGCTCAACGAGGAAAGCGACCACGTCACGATAAAATAG
- a CDS encoding NAD(P)/FAD-dependent oxidoreductase, with the protein MRQMTDHYEVTVVGGGPAGLTTALYTTRLGHDTAVINRGGGRAAMMLDTHNVIGITEDTSGNELLSRATEQIQEYGADYHRGTVTDIQSTDEGFAVTAGDTEVTTEHVVLATGFSDKRPDPPLPRTGKGLHYCLHCDAYMFVDEPVYVMGTSESAAHVAMIMLNFTPDVDLLTRGEDPEWSDETDTQLRNHPVEVVHEDITGLEKDDDGWLSAFEFEDGTVREYRGGFPMYGSEYNTDLAESLGVELNDDGTIGVDDHGRTNVDGVYAVGDVTPGHNQIPVAMGEGARCGIGNHYDLRAFPRSLDDIESEGPVTEADVPAVSEKLKEAATTHEGHPGAGEAAGDD; encoded by the coding sequence ATACGGCAGATGACAGACCACTACGAGGTGACCGTCGTTGGCGGCGGTCCCGCGGGTTTGACGACTGCGCTGTATACGACACGGCTCGGCCACGACACCGCTGTTATCAACCGCGGCGGCGGCCGCGCGGCGATGATGCTCGATACACACAACGTCATCGGAATCACTGAGGATACCTCCGGCAACGAACTCCTATCGAGGGCCACAGAACAGATACAGGAGTACGGCGCGGATTATCACCGCGGTACCGTAACCGACATCCAGTCGACCGACGAGGGATTCGCGGTAACCGCCGGCGACACCGAAGTGACGACGGAACACGTCGTGTTGGCAACCGGCTTCTCGGATAAGCGGCCCGACCCGCCGTTGCCGCGGACGGGCAAGGGCCTCCACTACTGTCTCCACTGTGACGCCTACATGTTCGTCGACGAGCCGGTCTACGTGATGGGGACCAGCGAGTCAGCCGCCCACGTGGCGATGATTATGCTGAACTTTACGCCCGATGTCGACCTGCTCACTCGCGGCGAGGACCCGGAGTGGTCCGACGAAACCGACACACAGCTCCGGAACCACCCGGTCGAAGTTGTCCACGAGGACATCACCGGTCTTGAAAAGGACGACGACGGCTGGCTCTCGGCGTTCGAGTTTGAAGACGGAACCGTTCGCGAATACCGGGGGGGCTTCCCGATGTACGGCTCGGAGTACAACACGGACCTCGCCGAATCTCTCGGCGTCGAGTTGAACGACGACGGTACTATCGGCGTCGACGACCACGGCCGCACGAACGTCGACGGCGTCTACGCGGTCGGCGACGTAACGCCGGGGCACAATCAGATTCCGGTCGCAATGGGTGAAGGAGCCCGCTGTGGCATCGGCAACCACTACGACCTGCGGGCGTTCCCGCGGAGCCTCGACGACATCGAAAGCGAGGGGCCGGTCACCGAGGCCGACGTGCCGGCTGTCTCCGAGAAGCTCAAGGAAGCGGCGACTACTCACGAAGGGCATCCGGGAGCCGGCGAGGCCGCCGGCGACGACTGA
- a CDS encoding DUF7110 family protein: MTSRVYRLHSTLELQLEDVHEFFDGYDLPVEIEDVDVTRRNNTLIVSAIAAEDNISKYTPTAQLKASVTENRLYETEDGWQETPPEDHESGSTGSDDGPQWGNFSDGAQVQEEEVEVNSKLVEYACFKGDRETVLQNTALQYPMFEVLCDLAKYADSGTLTAIATVDGELEAVRIVDGEQREASIEVVEDPRERDSENAVNWRDNEFISG; encoded by the coding sequence ATGACCAGTCGTGTTTACAGACTCCACTCAACGCTGGAACTGCAACTCGAAGACGTTCACGAATTTTTCGACGGGTATGACCTACCCGTCGAAATCGAGGACGTCGATGTAACGAGACGAAACAATACGCTCATTGTCAGCGCAATCGCGGCCGAAGACAATATCTCCAAGTACACACCGACCGCACAGCTGAAAGCGAGCGTCACCGAAAACCGGCTCTACGAGACCGAGGACGGCTGGCAGGAGACGCCGCCGGAGGACCACGAGAGCGGCTCGACCGGTTCCGATGACGGCCCGCAGTGGGGCAACTTCAGCGACGGCGCACAGGTACAGGAAGAGGAAGTCGAGGTCAACTCGAAGCTCGTCGAGTACGCCTGCTTCAAGGGCGACCGCGAAACCGTGCTGCAGAACACCGCGCTGCAGTATCCGATGTTCGAAGTGCTGTGTGACCTCGCGAAATACGCCGACAGTGGGACGCTAACAGCTATCGCGACAGTCGACGGAGAACTCGAAGCCGTCCGCATCGTTGACGGCGAACAGCGAGAAGCAAGCATCGAAGTCGTCGAAGACCCACGGGAACGGGACTCCGAAAACGCCGTCAACTGGCGCGACAACGAGTTTATCTCCGGCTAA
- a CDS encoding biotin transporter BioY codes for MTDTSTADVDLVGEEMALNVARTALFAALMGAFAYVSFPYPLSPAPVTLQVLGVFLAGLLLGPLWGGAAMVVYLLAGVLGAPVFSAGEAGIGVILGPQGGYLLSYPFAAAIVGGIVHRGTDIKPLETVSAALMIAAMILSTVVIYAFGIPFMWWNLEMTLLNAVIAGGVVFIPAEAAKMAAAIGIVRSDAIRAE; via the coding sequence ATGACAGACACCTCGACTGCCGATGTCGACCTCGTCGGCGAGGAGATGGCGCTGAACGTCGCGCGAACGGCGCTTTTCGCCGCGCTCATGGGTGCGTTCGCGTACGTCTCTTTCCCGTATCCGCTCTCGCCGGCCCCCGTCACGCTGCAGGTGCTCGGTGTTTTCCTAGCTGGGCTCTTGCTCGGCCCGCTGTGGGGTGGCGCTGCGATGGTTGTCTACCTGCTTGCGGGAGTCCTCGGCGCGCCTGTCTTCTCCGCTGGAGAGGCGGGCATCGGCGTTATTCTTGGCCCTCAAGGCGGCTACCTGCTTTCGTACCCGTTCGCCGCCGCTATCGTGGGCGGTATCGTCCACCGCGGAACCGATATCAAGCCGCTGGAGACCGTCTCTGCCGCATTGATGATTGCGGCGATGATACTCTCGACGGTCGTCATTTATGCCTTCGGTATCCCCTTCATGTGGTGGAACCTCGAAATGACGCTTCTGAATGCCGTTATCGCCGGCGGTGTCGTCTTCATTCCTGCTGAGGCCGCGAAGATGGCCGCCGCAATCGGCATCGTCCGTAGCGACGCCATCCGGGCTGAATGA
- a CDS encoding energy-coupling factor ABC transporter ATP-binding protein encodes MISVSDLVYRYDGTTAVDGVSLQIEDGEFVVIAGANGSGKTTLVRHFNGLYEPDSGEVRVDGQPVAENPVAARTAVGMVFQNPRDCFVAATVGADVAFGPENLGLSHEDIDARIERALAAVGMADAREVRIDTLSGGQQARVAIAGALAMEPSHLVLDEPFAGLDWPARTGVLDRLEALSADGTSVIVVTHDLRDLMDRTDRIVALADGEIVLDGPPSAVAEELPNVDVRPC; translated from the coding sequence ATGATATCCGTCTCCGACCTCGTCTACCGGTACGACGGAACGACGGCGGTCGACGGCGTCTCGTTGCAAATCGAGGACGGTGAGTTCGTCGTCATCGCCGGCGCGAACGGCTCCGGAAAGACGACGCTGGTGCGCCATTTCAACGGGCTCTACGAGCCCGACAGCGGTGAGGTCCGTGTCGACGGCCAGCCGGTCGCGGAGAACCCAGTCGCGGCGCGAACCGCCGTCGGCATGGTTTTTCAGAATCCGCGGGACTGTTTTGTCGCCGCGACAGTCGGTGCCGATGTCGCTTTCGGCCCCGAGAATTTGGGGCTGTCTCACGAGGACATCGACGCCCGCATCGAGCGTGCGCTTGCGGCAGTCGGAATGGCCGACGCCCGTGAGGTCCGTATCGATACGCTCTCGGGGGGCCAACAGGCCCGCGTTGCCATCGCGGGCGCGCTCGCGATGGAGCCATCACATCTCGTGCTTGACGAGCCCTTTGCTGGCCTCGATTGGCCCGCTCGAACCGGTGTTCTCGACCGGCTTGAAGCGCTCTCGGCCGACGGCACGAGCGTCATCGTCGTCACCCACGACCTTCGGGACCTGATGGACCGTACCGACCGAATCGTCGCTCTCGCCGACGGTGAAATCGTCCTCGATGGTCCGCCGTCGGCGGTGGCCGAGGAGCTTCCCAACGTCGACGTTCGACCGTGCTGA